The following are from one region of the Sciurus carolinensis chromosome 5, mSciCar1.2, whole genome shotgun sequence genome:
- the Ado gene encoding 2-aminoethanethiol dioxygenase, whose protein sequence is MPRDNMASLIQRIARQACLTFRGSGGGRPASDLGAASGPEAPMPPGFLENLSKLKSLLTQVRAEDLNIAPRKATLQPLSPNLPPVTYMHIYETDGFSLGVFLLKSGTSIPLHDHPGMHGMLKVLYGTVRISCMDKLEAGGGQRPRVLPPEQQFEPPLQAREREAVRPGVLRSRAEYTEASGPCVLTPHRDNLHQIDAVDGPAAFLDILAPPYDPDDGRDCHYYRVLEPVRSKEASGSASDLPREVWLLETPQADDFWCEGEPYPGPKVFP, encoded by the coding sequence ATGCCCCGAGACAACATGGCTTCTCTGATCCAACGGATCGCCCGCCAGGCGTGCCTCACCTTCCGGGGCAGCGGAGGCGGCCGCCCCGCTTCCGACCTTGGAGCGGCGTCTGGCCCCGAGGCACCGATGCCTCCTGGCTTCCTCGAAAACCTGAGCAAGCTGAAGAGCCTGCTGACCCAGGTCCGTGCGGAGGACCTCAACATCGCCCCGCGTAAGGCCACCCTGCAACCGCTGTCGCCCAACCTGCCGCCGGTCACCTACATGCATATCTACGAGACGGACGGCTTCAGCCTCGGCGTGTTCCTGCTCAAGAGCGGAACGTCCATCCCGCTACACGACCATCCTGGTATGCACGGTATGCTCAAGGTGCTCTACGGCACCGTGCGCATCAGCTGCATGGACAAACTGGAGGCGGGCGGCGGACAGCGACCGCGGGTCCTACCGCCAGAGCAGCAGTTCGAGCCGCCGCTGCAGGCCCGCGAGCGGGAGGCGGTTCGGCCCGGAGTACTGCGCTCTCGGGCCGAGTACACCGAGGCCAGCGGCCCCTGCGTCCTCACGCCGCACCGGGACAACCTGCACCAGATCGACGCGGTGGACGGGCCCGCAGCCTTTCTGGACATCCTGGCCCCGCCCTACGACCCGGACGACGGCCGTGACTGCCACTATTACCGGGTGCTGGAACCTGTCAGGTCTAAGGAGGCCTCTGGCTCCGCCAGTGACCTGCCCCGAGAGGTGTGGCTCCTGGAGACCCCGCAGGCTGATGACTTCTGGTGCGAGGGAGAGCCCTATCCAGGTCCCAAGGTCTTCCCTTAA
- the Egr2 gene encoding E3 SUMO-protein ligase EGR2 isoform X3 translates to MMTAKAVDKIPVTLSGFVHQLSDNIYPVEDLAPTSVTIFPNAELGGPFDQMNGVAGDGMINIDMTGEKRSLDLPYPSSFAPVSTPRNQTFTYMGKFSIDPQYPGASCYPEGIINIVSAGILQGVTSPASTTASSSVTSASPNPLATGPLGVCTMSQTQPELDHLYSPPPPPPPYSGCAGDLYQDPSAFLSAATTSTSSSLAYPPPPSYPSPKPATDPGLFPMIPDYPGFFPSQCQRDLHGTAGPDRKPFPCPLDSLRVPPPLTPLSTIRNFTLAGPSAGVTGPGASGGNEGPRLPGSGSAAAAAAAAYNPHHLPLRPILRPRKYPNRPSKTPVHERPYPCPAEGCDRRFSRSDELTRHIRIHTGHKPFQCRICMRNFSRSDHLTTHIRTHTGEKPFACDYCGRKFARSDERKRHTKIHLRQKERKSSAPSSSVPAPSSASCPGGSQAGGSLCSSNNSSIGGGSLAPCSSRTRTP, encoded by the exons ATGATGACCGCGAAGGCCGTAGACAAAATCCCAGTAACTCTCAGTGGTTTTGTGCACCAGCTGTCTGACAACATCTACCCGGTGGAGGACCTCGCCCCCACGTCGGTGACCATCTTCCCCAATGCCGAACTGGGAGGCCCCTTTGACCAGATGAACGGAGTGGCCGGAG ATGGCATGATCAACATTGACATGACTGGAGAGAAGAGGTCCTTGGATCTCCCATATCCTAGCAGCTTTGCTCCCGTCTCTACGCCCAGAAACCAGACCTTCACTTACATGGGCAAGTTCTCCATTGACCCTCAGTACCCTGGTGCCAGCTGCTACCCAGAAGGCATCATCAATATTGTGAGTGCAGGCATCCTGCAAGGGGTCACCTCCCCAGCTTCAACCACAGCCTCATCCAGCGTTACATCTGCCTCCCCCAACCCACTGGCCACAGGACCCCTGGGTGTATGCACCATGTCCCAGACTCAGCCTGAACTGGATCACCTCTACTCTCCACCACCGCCTCCTCCTCCTTACTCTGGCTGTGCAGGAGACCTCTACCAGGACCCTTCTGCGTTCTTGTCTGCggccaccacctccacctcctcctctctgGCCTACCCACCACCTCCTTCTTACCCATCCCCCAAGCCAGCCacggaccctggtctcttccccATGATCCCAGACTATCCTGGATTTTTTCCATCTCAGTGCCAGAGAGACCTACATGGCACAGCTGGCCCAGATCGCAAACCCTTTCCCTGTCCCCTGGACTCCTTGCGGGTCCCGCCTCCACTCACTCCACTCTCTACCATCCGTAACTTTACTTTGGCGGGTCCCAGTGCGGGGGTCACAGGACCAGGGGCCAGTGGAGGCAACGAGGGACCCCGGCTGCCTGGCAGTGGTTCAGCagcagccgctgctgctgctgcctatAACCCACACCACCTGCCACTGCGGCCCATTCTGAGACCTCGAAAGTACCCCAACAGACCTAGCAAGACACCGGTGCATGAGAGGCCCTACCCATGCCCAGCAGAAGGCTGCGACCGCAGGTTCTCCCGCTCTGACGAGCTGACACGGCACATCCGTATCCATACCGGGCATAAGCCCTTCCAGTGTCGGATTTGTATGCGCAACTTCAGCCGGAGTGACCACCTCACCACACACATCCGCACCCACACGGGTGAGAAGCCCTTCGCCTGTGACTACTGTGGCCGCAAGTTTGCCAGGAGTGATGAAAGGAAGCGCCACACCAAGATCCATCTGAGACAGAAGGAGCGGAAAAGCAGTGCCCCCTCCTCCTCAGTGCCAGCCCCCTCCTCGGCCTCCTGCCCTGGGGGCTCTCAGGCTGGGGGCAGCCTGTGTAGCAGTAACAACAGCAGTATTGGTGGAGGGTCGCTTGCCCCTTGCTCCTCACGAACCCGGACACCTTGA
- the Egr2 gene encoding E3 SUMO-protein ligase EGR2 isoform X1, translating into MTLDDVATSALYQDSEDPLASLNSTTHQLRKFRLEMRVGFPSEASSCRWSARGPRDRPERRLSGLAHVLSDNIYPVEDLAPTSVTIFPNAELGGPFDQMNGVAGDGMINIDMTGEKRSLDLPYPSSFAPVSTPRNQTFTYMGKFSIDPQYPGASCYPEGIINIVSAGILQGVTSPASTTASSSVTSASPNPLATGPLGVCTMSQTQPELDHLYSPPPPPPPYSGCAGDLYQDPSAFLSAATTSTSSSLAYPPPPSYPSPKPATDPGLFPMIPDYPGFFPSQCQRDLHGTAGPDRKPFPCPLDSLRVPPPLTPLSTIRNFTLAGPSAGVTGPGASGGNEGPRLPGSGSAAAAAAAAYNPHHLPLRPILRPRKYPNRPSKTPVHERPYPCPAEGCDRRFSRSDELTRHIRIHTGHKPFQCRICMRNFSRSDHLTTHIRTHTGEKPFACDYCGRKFARSDERKRHTKIHLRQKERKSSAPSSSVPAPSSASCPGGSQAGGSLCSSNNSSIGGGSLAPCSSRTRTP; encoded by the exons ATGATGTAGCAACCAGTGCACTGTACCAGGATTCAGAAGACCCGCTGGCAAGTTTGAACTCGACCACTCACCAGCTGCGTAAGTTTAG GCTGGAGATGCGAGTCGGTTTCCCCTCCGAGGCGTCGTCTTGCCGGTGGTCAGCGAGGGGCCCGCGGGACCGGCCGGAGCGCAGGCTCAGCGGGCTGGCGCACGTG CTGTCTGACAACATCTACCCGGTGGAGGACCTCGCCCCCACGTCGGTGACCATCTTCCCCAATGCCGAACTGGGAGGCCCCTTTGACCAGATGAACGGAGTGGCCGGAG ATGGCATGATCAACATTGACATGACTGGAGAGAAGAGGTCCTTGGATCTCCCATATCCTAGCAGCTTTGCTCCCGTCTCTACGCCCAGAAACCAGACCTTCACTTACATGGGCAAGTTCTCCATTGACCCTCAGTACCCTGGTGCCAGCTGCTACCCAGAAGGCATCATCAATATTGTGAGTGCAGGCATCCTGCAAGGGGTCACCTCCCCAGCTTCAACCACAGCCTCATCCAGCGTTACATCTGCCTCCCCCAACCCACTGGCCACAGGACCCCTGGGTGTATGCACCATGTCCCAGACTCAGCCTGAACTGGATCACCTCTACTCTCCACCACCGCCTCCTCCTCCTTACTCTGGCTGTGCAGGAGACCTCTACCAGGACCCTTCTGCGTTCTTGTCTGCggccaccacctccacctcctcctctctgGCCTACCCACCACCTCCTTCTTACCCATCCCCCAAGCCAGCCacggaccctggtctcttccccATGATCCCAGACTATCCTGGATTTTTTCCATCTCAGTGCCAGAGAGACCTACATGGCACAGCTGGCCCAGATCGCAAACCCTTTCCCTGTCCCCTGGACTCCTTGCGGGTCCCGCCTCCACTCACTCCACTCTCTACCATCCGTAACTTTACTTTGGCGGGTCCCAGTGCGGGGGTCACAGGACCAGGGGCCAGTGGAGGCAACGAGGGACCCCGGCTGCCTGGCAGTGGTTCAGCagcagccgctgctgctgctgcctatAACCCACACCACCTGCCACTGCGGCCCATTCTGAGACCTCGAAAGTACCCCAACAGACCTAGCAAGACACCGGTGCATGAGAGGCCCTACCCATGCCCAGCAGAAGGCTGCGACCGCAGGTTCTCCCGCTCTGACGAGCTGACACGGCACATCCGTATCCATACCGGGCATAAGCCCTTCCAGTGTCGGATTTGTATGCGCAACTTCAGCCGGAGTGACCACCTCACCACACACATCCGCACCCACACGGGTGAGAAGCCCTTCGCCTGTGACTACTGTGGCCGCAAGTTTGCCAGGAGTGATGAAAGGAAGCGCCACACCAAGATCCATCTGAGACAGAAGGAGCGGAAAAGCAGTGCCCCCTCCTCCTCAGTGCCAGCCCCCTCCTCGGCCTCCTGCCCTGGGGGCTCTCAGGCTGGGGGCAGCCTGTGTAGCAGTAACAACAGCAGTATTGGTGGAGGGTCGCTTGCCCCTTGCTCCTCACGAACCCGGACACCTTGA
- the Egr2 gene encoding E3 SUMO-protein ligase EGR2 isoform X4 yields MNGVAGDGMINIDMTGEKRSLDLPYPSSFAPVSTPRNQTFTYMGKFSIDPQYPGASCYPEGIINIVSAGILQGVTSPASTTASSSVTSASPNPLATGPLGVCTMSQTQPELDHLYSPPPPPPPYSGCAGDLYQDPSAFLSAATTSTSSSLAYPPPPSYPSPKPATDPGLFPMIPDYPGFFPSQCQRDLHGTAGPDRKPFPCPLDSLRVPPPLTPLSTIRNFTLAGPSAGVTGPGASGGNEGPRLPGSGSAAAAAAAAYNPHHLPLRPILRPRKYPNRPSKTPVHERPYPCPAEGCDRRFSRSDELTRHIRIHTGHKPFQCRICMRNFSRSDHLTTHIRTHTGEKPFACDYCGRKFARSDERKRHTKIHLRQKERKSSAPSSSVPAPSSASCPGGSQAGGSLCSSNNSSIGGGSLAPCSSRTRTP; encoded by the exons ATGAACGGAGTGGCCGGAG ATGGCATGATCAACATTGACATGACTGGAGAGAAGAGGTCCTTGGATCTCCCATATCCTAGCAGCTTTGCTCCCGTCTCTACGCCCAGAAACCAGACCTTCACTTACATGGGCAAGTTCTCCATTGACCCTCAGTACCCTGGTGCCAGCTGCTACCCAGAAGGCATCATCAATATTGTGAGTGCAGGCATCCTGCAAGGGGTCACCTCCCCAGCTTCAACCACAGCCTCATCCAGCGTTACATCTGCCTCCCCCAACCCACTGGCCACAGGACCCCTGGGTGTATGCACCATGTCCCAGACTCAGCCTGAACTGGATCACCTCTACTCTCCACCACCGCCTCCTCCTCCTTACTCTGGCTGTGCAGGAGACCTCTACCAGGACCCTTCTGCGTTCTTGTCTGCggccaccacctccacctcctcctctctgGCCTACCCACCACCTCCTTCTTACCCATCCCCCAAGCCAGCCacggaccctggtctcttccccATGATCCCAGACTATCCTGGATTTTTTCCATCTCAGTGCCAGAGAGACCTACATGGCACAGCTGGCCCAGATCGCAAACCCTTTCCCTGTCCCCTGGACTCCTTGCGGGTCCCGCCTCCACTCACTCCACTCTCTACCATCCGTAACTTTACTTTGGCGGGTCCCAGTGCGGGGGTCACAGGACCAGGGGCCAGTGGAGGCAACGAGGGACCCCGGCTGCCTGGCAGTGGTTCAGCagcagccgctgctgctgctgcctatAACCCACACCACCTGCCACTGCGGCCCATTCTGAGACCTCGAAAGTACCCCAACAGACCTAGCAAGACACCGGTGCATGAGAGGCCCTACCCATGCCCAGCAGAAGGCTGCGACCGCAGGTTCTCCCGCTCTGACGAGCTGACACGGCACATCCGTATCCATACCGGGCATAAGCCCTTCCAGTGTCGGATTTGTATGCGCAACTTCAGCCGGAGTGACCACCTCACCACACACATCCGCACCCACACGGGTGAGAAGCCCTTCGCCTGTGACTACTGTGGCCGCAAGTTTGCCAGGAGTGATGAAAGGAAGCGCCACACCAAGATCCATCTGAGACAGAAGGAGCGGAAAAGCAGTGCCCCCTCCTCCTCAGTGCCAGCCCCCTCCTCGGCCTCCTGCCCTGGGGGCTCTCAGGCTGGGGGCAGCCTGTGTAGCAGTAACAACAGCAGTATTGGTGGAGGGTCGCTTGCCCCTTGCTCCTCACGAACCCGGACACCTTGA
- the Egr2 gene encoding E3 SUMO-protein ligase EGR2 isoform X2, with the protein MRVGFPSEASSCRWSARGPRDRPERRLSGLAHVLSDNIYPVEDLAPTSVTIFPNAELGGPFDQMNGVAGDGMINIDMTGEKRSLDLPYPSSFAPVSTPRNQTFTYMGKFSIDPQYPGASCYPEGIINIVSAGILQGVTSPASTTASSSVTSASPNPLATGPLGVCTMSQTQPELDHLYSPPPPPPPYSGCAGDLYQDPSAFLSAATTSTSSSLAYPPPPSYPSPKPATDPGLFPMIPDYPGFFPSQCQRDLHGTAGPDRKPFPCPLDSLRVPPPLTPLSTIRNFTLAGPSAGVTGPGASGGNEGPRLPGSGSAAAAAAAAYNPHHLPLRPILRPRKYPNRPSKTPVHERPYPCPAEGCDRRFSRSDELTRHIRIHTGHKPFQCRICMRNFSRSDHLTTHIRTHTGEKPFACDYCGRKFARSDERKRHTKIHLRQKERKSSAPSSSVPAPSSASCPGGSQAGGSLCSSNNSSIGGGSLAPCSSRTRTP; encoded by the exons ATGCGAGTCGGTTTCCCCTCCGAGGCGTCGTCTTGCCGGTGGTCAGCGAGGGGCCCGCGGGACCGGCCGGAGCGCAGGCTCAGCGGGCTGGCGCACGTG CTGTCTGACAACATCTACCCGGTGGAGGACCTCGCCCCCACGTCGGTGACCATCTTCCCCAATGCCGAACTGGGAGGCCCCTTTGACCAGATGAACGGAGTGGCCGGAG ATGGCATGATCAACATTGACATGACTGGAGAGAAGAGGTCCTTGGATCTCCCATATCCTAGCAGCTTTGCTCCCGTCTCTACGCCCAGAAACCAGACCTTCACTTACATGGGCAAGTTCTCCATTGACCCTCAGTACCCTGGTGCCAGCTGCTACCCAGAAGGCATCATCAATATTGTGAGTGCAGGCATCCTGCAAGGGGTCACCTCCCCAGCTTCAACCACAGCCTCATCCAGCGTTACATCTGCCTCCCCCAACCCACTGGCCACAGGACCCCTGGGTGTATGCACCATGTCCCAGACTCAGCCTGAACTGGATCACCTCTACTCTCCACCACCGCCTCCTCCTCCTTACTCTGGCTGTGCAGGAGACCTCTACCAGGACCCTTCTGCGTTCTTGTCTGCggccaccacctccacctcctcctctctgGCCTACCCACCACCTCCTTCTTACCCATCCCCCAAGCCAGCCacggaccctggtctcttccccATGATCCCAGACTATCCTGGATTTTTTCCATCTCAGTGCCAGAGAGACCTACATGGCACAGCTGGCCCAGATCGCAAACCCTTTCCCTGTCCCCTGGACTCCTTGCGGGTCCCGCCTCCACTCACTCCACTCTCTACCATCCGTAACTTTACTTTGGCGGGTCCCAGTGCGGGGGTCACAGGACCAGGGGCCAGTGGAGGCAACGAGGGACCCCGGCTGCCTGGCAGTGGTTCAGCagcagccgctgctgctgctgcctatAACCCACACCACCTGCCACTGCGGCCCATTCTGAGACCTCGAAAGTACCCCAACAGACCTAGCAAGACACCGGTGCATGAGAGGCCCTACCCATGCCCAGCAGAAGGCTGCGACCGCAGGTTCTCCCGCTCTGACGAGCTGACACGGCACATCCGTATCCATACCGGGCATAAGCCCTTCCAGTGTCGGATTTGTATGCGCAACTTCAGCCGGAGTGACCACCTCACCACACACATCCGCACCCACACGGGTGAGAAGCCCTTCGCCTGTGACTACTGTGGCCGCAAGTTTGCCAGGAGTGATGAAAGGAAGCGCCACACCAAGATCCATCTGAGACAGAAGGAGCGGAAAAGCAGTGCCCCCTCCTCCTCAGTGCCAGCCCCCTCCTCGGCCTCCTGCCCTGGGGGCTCTCAGGCTGGGGGCAGCCTGTGTAGCAGTAACAACAGCAGTATTGGTGGAGGGTCGCTTGCCCCTTGCTCCTCACGAACCCGGACACCTTGA